A part of Halobacillus shinanisalinarum genomic DNA contains:
- a CDS encoding peroxiredoxin: MEQEQTQSVSLPRIGEKAPDFTANTTQGEISLDSYKGKWFVLFSHPADFTPVCTTEFVGFQGIYDQLQELDTELLGLSIDSISSHIAWIRNIEENFNTKIKFPVIADLNKYVAMKFGMIMPESGGTETSRAVFVIDDKGTVRSVIYYPLSTGRNMAEIVRLVEALKTTDEHGVSTPADWTKGDQVIAPPPKTQEAADKRANDPNYDCVDWYFCKKDLDQ, encoded by the coding sequence ATGGAGCAAGAACAAACCCAATCAGTCAGCCTTCCCCGAATCGGTGAAAAAGCACCAGATTTTACGGCAAACACGACACAGGGGGAAATTTCCCTAGATTCCTATAAAGGAAAATGGTTCGTATTATTTTCCCATCCGGCTGACTTCACACCAGTTTGTACGACAGAATTCGTCGGGTTCCAAGGAATCTATGATCAACTGCAAGAGCTGGATACAGAGCTTCTCGGTTTAAGTATCGACAGCATTTCGTCACATATTGCCTGGATCCGAAATATTGAAGAAAACTTTAATACAAAGATTAAATTTCCTGTGATCGCAGACTTAAATAAGTATGTAGCGATGAAATTTGGCATGATTATGCCGGAAAGCGGTGGCACAGAAACCTCTCGTGCGGTTTTTGTGATTGATGACAAAGGGACCGTCCGCTCTGTCATTTACTATCCGTTAAGCACAGGACGTAATATGGCTGAGATTGTCCGTCTAGTAGAAGCATTGAAAACTACTGATGAGCATGGCGTTTCAACACCTGCAGACTGGACAAAAGGTGATCAGGTTATTGCTCCTCCTCCAAAAACACAAGAAGCTGCTGACAAACGAGCAAATGATCCGAACTATGATTGTGTTGATTGGTATTTCTGTAAAAAAGATCTTGATCAATAA
- the queE gene encoding 7-carboxy-7-deazaguanine synthase QueE: MNKFPVLEIFGPTIQGEGMVVGRKTMFVRTAGCDYSCSWCDSAFTWDGSAKEEVHRLTADEIVQQLQETGGDHFDHVTISGGNPALLKNLHELIDSLHELDIEVALETQGSRWQDWFLTIDDLTISPKPPSSKMKTNWDVLDGIIQQLETNDRLSHTSLKVVIFNEEDLAYAEQVHQRYPSIPFFLQVGNDDLEESQASRLATDLLTKYEWLIDQVVASTTLNHVRVLPQVHALLWGNKRGV; this comes from the coding sequence ATGAATAAGTTTCCTGTATTAGAAATTTTCGGTCCTACGATTCAAGGAGAAGGCATGGTTGTAGGGAGAAAAACGATGTTTGTTCGAACAGCAGGGTGCGACTACAGCTGCTCCTGGTGTGATTCTGCCTTCACGTGGGATGGCAGTGCAAAGGAAGAGGTCCATCGCCTAACTGCTGATGAGATTGTACAGCAGCTGCAAGAAACAGGCGGAGACCATTTCGACCATGTTACGATTTCAGGCGGCAACCCTGCCCTGCTCAAAAATCTCCATGAGTTGATCGATTCACTTCATGAATTGGATATTGAAGTTGCGCTGGAAACCCAAGGCAGCCGATGGCAAGACTGGTTTCTTACCATCGATGATTTAACGATTTCACCTAAACCCCCAAGCTCGAAGATGAAGACAAATTGGGATGTGTTAGATGGGATCATCCAGCAACTGGAGACCAATGATCGACTATCACATACGAGCCTAAAAGTTGTTATTTTTAATGAGGAGGACCTCGCCTATGCCGAACAGGTCCATCAAAGATATCCTTCTATCCCTTTCTTCCTTCAAGTAGGGAATGATGATTTAGAGGAGTCTCAAGCCTCTCGTCTGGCAACAGATCTGTTAACAAAATATGAATGGCTTATTGATCAAGTTGTCGCATCAACAACACTCAATCATGTCCGTGTCTTACCACAAGTACATGCGTTACTCTGGGGAAATAAACGCGGTGTGTAA
- a CDS encoding YqaE/Pmp3 family membrane protein, with amino-acid sequence MLYILAILLPPVAVLFTGKPMKALLNLILTLIFYVPGAVHAAVVVKGHYDSRKG; translated from the coding sequence ATGTTGTATATTTTAGCGATACTACTGCCGCCGGTAGCGGTACTATTTACTGGAAAACCAATGAAAGCATTACTCAATTTGATCTTAACATTGATCTTTTATGTACCAGGGGCTGTCCATGCTGCTGTTGTTGTCAAAGGTCATTATGATAGCCGAAAAGGATAA
- a CDS encoding phosphatase PAP2 family protein, translating into MLFSGTSLSDLSRTAIILIIAGFISVGSAFFIFLELAEDVMEKEKFAVDRIAIDLMNAISSDPLSIIVGWITEAGAVPIITVASIVLAIYLLFFSSFSAWVTVYFGINMIGISLLTKGLKLMFERQRPDTLAQYDGTGFSFPSGHTTGAATFYGFLIYLTVISPLDRKWKWPINILLATVILLVALSRVYLGVHFFTDIIAGLMLGLSWLFICIGALELTIWRQRRRQGNRQVR; encoded by the coding sequence ATGTTGTTTTCCGGGACGAGCCTTTCTGATCTTTCACGAACAGCTATCATTTTGATTATAGCAGGGTTTATTTCGGTTGGAAGTGCTTTTTTTATTTTTTTGGAACTAGCGGAAGATGTGATGGAAAAGGAGAAGTTCGCAGTAGACCGAATAGCCATAGATCTAATGAATGCGATCAGTTCAGATCCGCTTTCTATCATAGTAGGTTGGATTACGGAAGCAGGAGCCGTACCGATTATTACCGTAGCTTCGATCGTATTAGCGATCTATTTATTATTTTTCTCCTCTTTCAGTGCATGGGTAACTGTTTATTTTGGTATAAATATGATTGGAATCAGTCTGTTGACGAAAGGATTAAAGCTGATGTTTGAAAGACAGCGTCCTGATACTCTGGCACAATATGATGGAACAGGTTTCAGTTTTCCAAGTGGTCATACGACAGGGGCCGCAACTTTTTATGGATTCTTGATCTACCTTACTGTCATTAGCCCGTTAGACAGAAAATGGAAGTGGCCGATTAACATTCTATTGGCAACAGTCATTTTACTCGTTGCTCTTAGCCGTGTTTATTTAGGTGTCCATTTCTTTACAGATATAATAGCTGGTCTTATGCTAGGGCTTTCCTGGTTATTCATTTGTATTGGAGCGTTAGAACTAACAATATGGAGACAGAGAAGACGTCAAGGAAATCGGCAGGTTAGATAA
- the queD gene encoding 6-carboxytetrahydropterin synthase QueD codes for MHQYGFTIVENLQKIDEDIKRHELKYHNKRVLVSKEFTFDAAHHLHRYEGKCKNLHGHTYKVIFGISGFVDEIGLVIDFGDIKNIWKEQIEIHLDHRYLNDTLPHMNTTAENMVVWIYEKMNKALQQERDDLQVEFVQLYETPTSYAEVRREWMDHE; via the coding sequence ATGCACCAGTACGGTTTTACCATTGTCGAGAACTTGCAGAAAATTGATGAAGATATTAAACGTCATGAGCTGAAATATCATAACAAGCGTGTTCTCGTCAGCAAAGAGTTTACCTTTGATGCCGCCCATCACTTACATCGTTATGAAGGAAAATGCAAAAATCTTCATGGACACACGTATAAAGTCATTTTCGGCATTAGCGGTTTTGTTGATGAGATTGGCCTGGTCATCGATTTCGGTGATATCAAAAATATTTGGAAAGAACAAATCGAGATCCATCTTGATCACCGCTACTTAAACGATACATTGCCTCACATGAATACAACGGCAGAAAATATGGTCGTGTGGATCTATGAAAAAATGAACAAGGCTTTACAACAAGAACGAGATGATTTGCAGGTTGAATTTGTTCAGCTTTATGAAACACCCACAAGCTACGCTGAAGTAAGACGGGAGTGGATGGACCATGAATAA
- a CDS encoding S66 peptidase family protein: MLLPKKLKHGDTIGVIAPASPPNLKNLRRSIHFLNQLGLHVKIAPHVNCKYGYLAGTDEQRLEDLHTMFADQFTNGIICAGGGYGTSRIASMIDYKLIKRNPKIFWGYSDITFLHQAIRQKTGLVTFHGPMLSSDVGKENFDPFSQAMFNQLFEPMFLTYSKDISPLRTISPGEACGEIVGGNLSLLVNSIGSAYEIDTRNKLLLIEDVGEEPYRIDSFLSQLKLAGKLEDAAGIIVGDFSEAEPRKPDESLTLEQVFNFYFSRLDKPVLSGFKIGHCLPHFAVPLGAKATLSSLTKTLHIEPGVT, translated from the coding sequence ATGTTACTTCCTAAAAAGCTTAAGCATGGAGATACAATCGGTGTTATTGCACCTGCCAGTCCGCCAAATTTGAAGAATTTACGACGTTCCATCCACTTTTTAAATCAACTAGGTTTGCATGTCAAAATAGCCCCACATGTTAATTGTAAGTATGGATATTTAGCGGGCACAGATGAACAGCGTCTCGAAGACCTTCATACAATGTTTGCTGATCAGTTCACTAACGGCATTATCTGTGCAGGCGGCGGTTATGGTACAAGCAGAATTGCTTCCATGATTGATTACAAGCTCATTAAACGGAATCCAAAAATCTTTTGGGGCTACAGTGATATTACGTTCTTACATCAAGCTATTCGCCAAAAGACGGGGCTAGTCACTTTTCATGGACCCATGCTCAGTTCAGACGTTGGCAAAGAGAACTTTGATCCGTTTTCCCAAGCCATGTTTAACCAACTCTTTGAACCTATGTTTTTGACTTATTCTAAAGACATCTCTCCCCTACGCACCATCAGCCCTGGTGAAGCTTGTGGAGAAATCGTCGGCGGGAATTTATCTTTACTCGTCAATTCGATTGGATCAGCTTACGAAATTGATACCAGGAATAAACTGCTGCTTATTGAGGATGTTGGCGAGGAGCCCTATCGGATTGATTCCTTCTTAAGCCAGCTAAAACTTGCCGGCAAATTAGAGGATGCGGCCGGCATCATTGTCGGTGATTTTAGTGAAGCTGAACCTAGGAAGCCTGACGAATCATTAACACTGGAACAAGTTTTCAATTTCTATTTCTCTCGCCTTGACAAGCCTGTGCTGTCAGGGTTTAAGATCGGTCACTGTTTGCCACACTTTGCCGTTCCATTAGGGGCAAAGGCCACGCTTTCAAGTTTAACAAAAACGTTGCACATTGAACCAGGTGTGACCTGA
- a CDS encoding beta-N-acetylglucosaminidase domain-containing protein, which yields MLTKYSSKNVFFGMFKKPLVLCLALLLFIPLVMKDNRVYAKEDEHENDLDINPAPQEVEKLGKGFPLTPVVGVITGENTDEAAVREVEQALKEADVKRIVRKTAEESEPNTPVTIWIGGPTENQESPRVIEELGVDGPEQLQAEGYVIASTNKQKKQIVLAGKDRAGTFYAAQTFEQMIQERKGRDWIPAVEIRDWPDMSMRGSIEGFYGPPWSHEDRLSQLEFYSENKMNAYIYAPKDDPYHREKWREPYPEEELNQLRELVDKAKANHVEFTFSLSPGNTVCYSGDKDFDQLMSKMQTVWDLGVRSYAIFLDDISYNLHCEQDKQKFGDDPNPTAAAQAYLLNRFNEEFIQTHEGAERLITVPTDYAGNDTTTYRERFADLVNEDIVVMWTGPAVVPEEITAEGAKKVSEIFKHDLLIWDNYPVNDFDRNRLFLGPLVKRDAELTENGVIGLTANPMNEAEASKIPLYTIADYTWNPYEYNPENSWLRSIESFGGEAAEALKTFAENSYSSRLTDRESLTLTPLIDEFWKVYETDHAEQAAEHLIAEFENLQTVPERLEKQMENEKFLNEIDPYLKKLSLSGKAGVTAVKLLMAEKVDDSHAADQYREELMLHINQLNDIPQEVGKFVIKPFLIQAIYGEYILSRPLDGINKVRGAGELIQYTPEHGDTTGTNIYGYEVTVEEGTIVKRGGNNSPIPDNGYVLSIHGSDWLMENALLGAKVQIKDGQVLITIPK from the coding sequence TTGTTAACTAAGTACAGTAGTAAAAACGTGTTTTTTGGAATGTTCAAGAAACCTTTGGTACTCTGTTTAGCGCTTCTGTTATTCATACCATTGGTGATGAAAGACAACCGAGTGTATGCAAAGGAGGATGAGCATGAAAACGATTTAGATATTAACCCTGCCCCGCAAGAAGTAGAAAAGTTAGGTAAGGGGTTTCCACTGACCCCTGTTGTTGGAGTGATTACGGGGGAAAATACCGATGAAGCAGCTGTTCGTGAAGTTGAACAAGCCTTAAAAGAAGCAGATGTGAAAAGGATTGTCCGAAAAACGGCAGAAGAGTCAGAACCAAATACTCCTGTAACCATATGGATTGGGGGTCCTACGGAAAATCAGGAATCACCAAGGGTAATCGAGGAATTAGGAGTGGACGGGCCTGAGCAACTGCAGGCAGAAGGATATGTAATCGCTTCAACGAATAAGCAGAAAAAACAAATCGTTCTTGCCGGGAAGGATAGGGCTGGAACCTTTTATGCAGCCCAGACGTTTGAGCAGATGATTCAAGAAAGAAAGGGACGTGACTGGATACCTGCTGTAGAAATTCGAGATTGGCCGGATATGTCAATGCGCGGATCAATCGAAGGATTTTACGGTCCGCCATGGTCCCACGAAGACCGGTTAAGTCAACTGGAGTTTTACAGTGAAAATAAAATGAATGCGTACATTTATGCACCGAAAGACGATCCATATCATAGAGAAAAGTGGCGTGAACCTTATCCAGAAGAGGAGTTGAATCAACTAAGAGAATTAGTTGATAAGGCAAAAGCAAATCATGTTGAATTTACATTCTCACTTTCACCTGGAAATACTGTTTGTTACTCGGGCGATAAGGATTTTGATCAGTTAATGAGTAAGATGCAAACTGTGTGGGATCTGGGTGTACGCTCCTACGCTATTTTCCTGGACGATATCAGCTATAATCTCCATTGTGAACAGGATAAACAAAAATTCGGGGATGATCCAAATCCAACAGCGGCCGCGCAAGCTTACCTGTTAAATCGTTTTAATGAAGAATTTATCCAAACACACGAAGGCGCTGAGCGGTTGATTACTGTACCAACGGATTATGCCGGAAATGATACAACCACATACCGGGAGAGGTTTGCTGATTTAGTAAACGAAGATATCGTAGTAATGTGGACAGGCCCGGCAGTCGTCCCTGAAGAAATTACCGCAGAAGGAGCGAAAAAAGTTTCGGAAATCTTTAAACACGATTTATTAATCTGGGACAATTATCCCGTGAACGATTTTGATAGGAATCGTTTATTCCTCGGCCCGCTAGTAAAAAGAGATGCTGAGTTAACGGAAAACGGTGTGATCGGCTTGACAGCAAATCCGATGAATGAGGCAGAGGCTTCAAAGATCCCACTGTACACGATTGCTGATTATACGTGGAATCCGTATGAGTATAACCCAGAGAACTCATGGCTGCGCAGTATTGAATCATTCGGCGGTGAAGCGGCAGAAGCCTTGAAAACTTTTGCAGAGAATTCCTACTCTTCACGGCTGACTGATAGAGAATCGTTAACATTAACCCCCTTGATTGACGAATTTTGGAAGGTATACGAAACAGATCATGCAGAACAGGCGGCTGAACATTTGATTGCTGAGTTTGAAAATTTACAAACGGTACCAGAAAGACTCGAAAAGCAGATGGAGAATGAAAAATTCCTGAACGAAATTGATCCTTACTTAAAAAAACTTTCTCTATCCGGGAAAGCTGGAGTGACAGCTGTTAAGCTGTTAATGGCAGAGAAAGTGGATGACTCACATGCAGCCGATCAATACAGAGAAGAACTGATGTTGCATATAAACCAGCTAAATGACATTCCACAAGAGGTTGGTAAGTTTGTCATCAAACCGTTCCTTATCCAAGCGATTTATGGAGAATACATTCTTTCAAGACCGCTGGATGGTATCAATAAAGTACGGGGCGCGGGAGAATTGATTCAGTATACACCGGAGCACGGAGACACCACAGGAACCAATATTTATGGCTATGAAGTGACGGTGGAGGAGGGAACGATCGTCAAACGAGGCGGCAACAATTCTCCGATTCCTGATAATGGATATGTATTGAGTATTCATGGCAGCGATTGGTTAATGGAAAATGCGTTACTAGGTGCAAAAGTACAAATAAAGGATGGTCAAGTATTGATTACCATCCCAAAATAA
- a CDS encoding M55 family metallopeptidase: MKLYISVDMEGITGLPDATFVDSNQLNYERGRKLMTDETNKVIQSAFDRQVSEIIVNDSHSKMNNLLVEHLHSEAQLITGDVKPFSMMQGLDQSYDGVIFVGYHARAGQRGAMSHSMISAVRNFFIDEVVVGELGLNAYLAGYYGIPVLMVAGDDMATQEAERLIPTIVTAPVKETISRSAVKTLSPKKAGELLKRKTAEAIDNRSQIQPLVPPSHPTLRIEFTNYGQAEWASLMPGTKLESNSTVVSFKAKDIREAYQAMLVMTELATRTTFS, translated from the coding sequence ATGAAATTGTACATATCAGTAGACATGGAAGGAATAACTGGTCTGCCCGACGCTACTTTTGTAGATTCAAACCAACTTAATTATGAACGTGGCCGTAAACTGATGACAGATGAAACGAATAAGGTGATCCAATCTGCTTTTGACAGGCAGGTTTCAGAGATAATCGTTAACGACAGCCACTCCAAAATGAATAATCTGCTAGTAGAACATCTTCATTCAGAAGCCCAGCTCATCACTGGAGATGTCAAACCTTTTTCAATGATGCAGGGATTGGATCAATCGTATGATGGGGTTATCTTTGTAGGTTACCATGCCCGGGCAGGTCAAAGAGGAGCCATGTCCCACTCCATGATTTCCGCGGTTCGAAACTTTTTTATCGATGAGGTTGTGGTCGGTGAACTTGGACTCAATGCCTATCTCGCAGGGTATTATGGAATTCCGGTACTTATGGTTGCTGGCGATGATATGGCCACACAGGAAGCGGAAAGACTCATTCCTACTATTGTCACCGCCCCTGTAAAAGAAACCATTTCCCGCTCCGCAGTTAAAACGTTATCACCGAAAAAGGCCGGAGAACTGCTTAAACGGAAAACGGCGGAAGCGATCGATAATCGCAGCCAAATTCAACCACTTGTCCCCCCTTCCCATCCAACGCTTCGGATTGAATTCACTAATTATGGCCAGGCCGAGTGGGCAAGCCTCATGCCAGGCACAAAACTGGAATCAAACTCAACTGTTGTTTCTTTTAAAGCAAAGGACATTCGGGAAGCCTATCAAGCCATGTTAGTGATGACAGAACTTGCCACGCGTACAACATTCAGTTAA
- the queC gene encoding 7-cyano-7-deazaguanine synthase QueC has protein sequence MDKNKAVVVFSGGQDSTTCLFWALDKYDEVEAVTFDYNQRHNEEIEVAREIAADLNVKHHVLDMSLLSQLAPNALTRNDIEVKDGEDGELPSTFVPGRNLLFLSFASILAKQVGAKHVITGVCETDFSGYPDCRDVFIKSLNVTLNLSMDDHFVVHTPLMWLDKAQTWELADHLDAFTYVRGKTLTCYNGVRGDGCGECPACKLRQNGLETYLNQRKEVNR, from the coding sequence ATGGATAAAAATAAAGCTGTTGTTGTGTTTAGCGGGGGACAGGATAGTACGACCTGTCTGTTCTGGGCTCTTGACAAGTATGATGAAGTTGAGGCTGTCACGTTTGATTACAACCAGCGTCATAATGAAGAAATCGAAGTGGCAAGAGAGATTGCTGCGGATCTTAATGTGAAGCACCATGTACTGGATATGTCGTTATTAAGCCAACTGGCACCAAACGCCTTAACGAGGAATGACATTGAAGTTAAAGATGGCGAGGACGGAGAATTACCTTCCACCTTCGTTCCAGGTCGTAATTTATTATTCCTATCGTTTGCTTCTATTTTGGCAAAACAAGTTGGGGCGAAGCACGTGATTACCGGCGTTTGCGAAACAGACTTTAGCGGCTACCCAGACTGCCGCGATGTTTTTATAAAATCACTAAACGTAACCTTAAACTTGTCCATGGATGATCATTTCGTCGTTCATACCCCTCTCATGTGGCTTGATAAAGCACAAACATGGGAGCTTGCTGATCATTTGGACGCCTTCACCTATGTTCGCGGAAAAACGTTGACGTGTTATAACGGTGTTCGTGGAGATGGCTGTGGAGAGTGCCCAGCTTGTAAACTCAGACAAAACGGGCTCGAGACCTACCTTAATCAGCGGAAAGAGGTGAACCGCTAA
- a CDS encoding MDR family MFS transporter, translating into MTTTKDYNKTLMAALLLAGSFIAILNQTLMITAIPPIMEEMNITANTAQWLTTVFMLVNGIMIPITAFLIERFTTRQLFITAMSVFTVGTVVGGLAPNFSILLLGRIIQSAGAGIMLPLMQTVFLLIFPVNKRGAAMGYIGLVISFAPAIGPTLSGWVTAQYSWRFLFLLILPLAILIIFIAYFILKNVTELTYPKVDFLSIVLSSVGFGGLLFGFSSAGNYGWDSTRTILILTAGAITLMAFIIRQFRMHHPMLEFRVFKYATFSITTVIGMICFLGLIGSETLIPLYMQNMRDFTAMESGLVLLPGALISGFMSPITGRIFDRIGARLLAIVGLIIMTGSTLAFSFLDTSTTLTFLIVMYAIRMFGFSMVMMPVTTAGLNQLPQKLIPHGAAMNNTMRQIAASVGTAILVTVMTMTAQNAQQEQSISNPGIHGVNVAFIVITVLSFIGIILSIFVKRTYPPIEEEFEPVETDYGKKKAENL; encoded by the coding sequence ATGACGACTACAAAAGATTATAATAAAACGTTAATGGCAGCATTATTACTCGCGGGCTCATTTATCGCTATCTTAAACCAAACGTTGATGATTACTGCCATTCCTCCGATCATGGAAGAAATGAACATCACAGCTAATACAGCCCAATGGCTGACAACGGTATTTATGCTCGTCAATGGGATCATGATCCCGATCACTGCATTCTTAATTGAACGGTTCACGACACGACAGCTGTTTATAACGGCCATGAGTGTTTTCACGGTCGGTACCGTCGTAGGAGGCCTTGCACCAAATTTCTCCATCTTATTATTAGGGAGGATCATTCAATCTGCTGGAGCGGGGATTATGCTGCCGTTAATGCAGACTGTCTTCTTATTGATCTTCCCTGTTAATAAACGTGGAGCTGCCATGGGCTATATCGGGCTGGTTATCTCTTTTGCCCCAGCTATCGGTCCGACTCTATCAGGGTGGGTAACAGCTCAGTATTCCTGGAGGTTTTTATTCTTACTAATTTTACCTTTGGCTATATTAATTATCTTTATTGCTTATTTCATATTGAAAAATGTAACAGAGCTCACTTATCCGAAGGTCGACTTTTTATCGATTGTATTATCTTCAGTTGGTTTTGGAGGCTTGCTATTTGGCTTCTCAAGTGCAGGAAACTACGGATGGGACAGCACACGGACTATTCTCATTCTTACAGCCGGCGCCATTACACTCATGGCATTCATTATTCGTCAATTTCGCATGCATCATCCTATGCTTGAATTTAGAGTATTCAAATATGCCACGTTTTCAATAACTACTGTTATCGGGATGATTTGCTTCTTAGGTCTGATTGGTTCTGAAACATTAATTCCGTTATACATGCAGAATATGAGGGATTTCACTGCAATGGAATCTGGACTGGTTCTACTGCCAGGTGCTCTCATTTCAGGCTTCATGTCTCCGATTACAGGGCGGATTTTTGATAGGATTGGGGCGCGGTTGTTAGCGATTGTCGGACTTATCATCATGACAGGTTCAACTTTAGCTTTCTCCTTTTTAGACACATCAACAACCCTTACGTTCCTTATCGTTATGTATGCTATTCGTATGTTCGGGTTCTCAATGGTGATGATGCCTGTCACAACAGCTGGTTTAAATCAATTGCCGCAAAAATTGATCCCGCACGGAGCGGCTATGAATAATACAATGAGGCAAATTGCAGCTTCAGTGGGTACTGCTATTCTTGTTACGGTTATGACTATGACCGCACAAAATGCCCAGCAGGAACAATCCATTTCAAACCCTGGGATCCATGGCGTCAATGTGGCCTTTATCGTTATCACCGTACTCTCGTTTATTGGGATTATCTTATCGATTTTTGTAAAAAGGACCTACCCACCTATAGAGGAAGAATTCGAACCAGTGGAAACGGATTACGGAAAGAAAAAAGCAGAGAATTTGTAA
- a CDS encoding argininosuccinate synthase, which produces MTKPKVVLAYSGGLDTSISVKWIQEKYGYDVIALGLDVGEGKDLETIRQKALDVGAIKAIMVDAKQLLADGYLMPALKANALYEGKYPLSSALSRPLISKLLVEVAEQEGAVAVAHGCTGKGNDQVRFEVSIQALNPELEVIAPVREWGMTRDEQIKYAEEKGIPIPVNLDNPFSIDANIWGRACEAGVLEDPWMEAPEAAYAWTNPIEKTPDTPDIIDIEFDSGIPVALNGEQMDIVPLIEELNSLGGMHGVGRIDHTENRLVGIKSREVYENPGAMILINAHKELEFLTLTREVSQYKATIDQQMSKMIYDGLWYSPLQPALQAFVEETQQVVTGAVKVKLFKGHHQVIGKKSPVSLYNEKLSTYSKGDAFDHNAAVGFIKLWGLPTKVHADVHKTGAKKAEEQPVSVHE; this is translated from the coding sequence ATGACAAAACCTAAAGTAGTATTGGCATATTCAGGAGGACTTGATACCTCAATTTCGGTGAAATGGATTCAAGAAAAATACGGGTATGACGTCATTGCTCTTGGCTTAGATGTAGGTGAAGGAAAGGATCTTGAAACGATTCGTCAAAAGGCGCTTGATGTTGGGGCAATCAAGGCGATTATGGTAGATGCGAAACAACTTCTTGCTGATGGCTACTTAATGCCGGCACTTAAAGCGAATGCCCTATATGAAGGGAAATACCCGCTATCTTCTGCCCTATCGCGTCCTTTAATCTCAAAACTATTAGTGGAAGTGGCTGAGCAAGAGGGTGCTGTTGCCGTCGCGCACGGCTGTACTGGAAAAGGAAATGACCAGGTTAGGTTTGAAGTATCCATTCAAGCGCTCAACCCGGAACTTGAAGTGATTGCCCCTGTCAGAGAATGGGGGATGACGCGTGATGAGCAAATCAAGTATGCCGAGGAAAAAGGCATTCCGATCCCGGTTAACTTAGATAACCCATTTTCAATTGATGCGAATATTTGGGGACGTGCTTGCGAAGCGGGTGTTCTTGAGGATCCTTGGATGGAAGCACCGGAAGCGGCTTATGCTTGGACGAATCCGATTGAAAAAACACCTGATACTCCGGATATCATAGATATCGAGTTTGATAGTGGAATTCCTGTTGCTTTAAATGGCGAACAGATGGATATTGTTCCATTGATTGAGGAGTTGAATAGCTTAGGCGGCATGCATGGAGTCGGACGTATTGACCACACAGAAAACCGCCTCGTCGGGATTAAATCAAGAGAAGTGTATGAAAACCCGGGTGCGATGATTTTGATCAATGCCCATAAAGAACTTGAGTTTTTAACATTGACGAGAGAAGTATCCCAGTACAAAGCAACAATTGATCAGCAAATGTCAAAAATGATTTATGACGGTCTATGGTATTCTCCGCTGCAGCCGGCATTACAAGCTTTTGTTGAGGAAACCCAGCAAGTGGTGACAGGTGCCGTTAAAGTGAAGCTGTTCAAGGGTCATCATCAAGTAATCGGGAAAAAGTCTCCAGTCAGCCTTTATAATGAAAAACTTTCGACGTATTCAAAAGGGGATGCCTTTGATCACAATGCTGCGGTCGGATTTATTAAACTGTGGGGTCTGCCGACGAAAGTGCATGCTGATGTGCATAAAACTGGGGCGAAGAAGGCTGAAGAACAGCCGGTGAGTGTGCATGAGTAA